In Bacteroides coprosuis DSM 18011, the following are encoded in one genomic region:
- a CDS encoding NusB antitermination factor (COGs: COG0781 Transcription termination factor~InterPro IPR011605:IPR006027~KEGG: bfs:BF1166 putative N utilization substance protein~PFAM: NusB/RsmB/TIM44~SPTR: Putative uncharacterized protein;~TIGRFAM: NusB antitermination factor~IMG reference gene:2504108099~PFAM: NusB family~TIGRFAM: transcription antitermination factor NusB), with translation MINRVLIRLKLIQIVYAYYQNGDKTVKAAEKELLFSLSKAHDLYNYLLLLMIAVTDYAQERIDKAKSKLAPTREDLNPNLKFIQNKFIAQLSSNKMLQDYCENQKRSWTDDLNAVKDIYDKIVDSPLYKEYMESKDSSYQEDRELWRKLYKNFICQNETLDDSLEDISLYWNDDKEIVDTFIIKTIKKFKAEKGSDQPLLPEYKDDEDQEFAVRLLRQAIENEEYYRSLIGTHTKNWELDRIALMDVVLMQCALAEVLSFPNIPLSVTFNEYLDLAKLYSTHKSGGFINGTLDSIINQLKKEGKLMKN, from the coding sequence ATGATTAACAGAGTTCTTATTCGTCTTAAGTTAATACAAATAGTATATGCATACTATCAGAACGGTGATAAAACAGTAAAAGCAGCAGAGAAAGAATTGCTATTTAGTCTTTCAAAAGCTCACGATCTTTACAATTATCTTCTTCTACTTATGATAGCCGTAACAGATTATGCACAAGAACGTATTGATAAGGCGAAATCTAAATTGGCACCTACACGTGAAGATTTGAATCCAAATTTAAAATTTATTCAAAACAAATTTATTGCTCAATTATCTAGCAATAAAATGCTACAAGATTATTGTGAAAATCAAAAAAGATCTTGGACCGATGATCTTAATGCAGTAAAAGATATCTATGATAAGATTGTAGATTCCCCTTTATACAAAGAGTATATGGAGTCTAAAGACTCATCTTATCAAGAAGACCGTGAACTGTGGAGAAAGTTATACAAGAATTTTATTTGTCAAAACGAAACGCTTGATGATTCATTAGAAGACATCAGTTTATATTGGAATGACGATAAGGAAATTGTAGACACTTTTATTATCAAGACAATCAAGAAATTTAAAGCTGAAAAAGGTTCTGATCAGCCTTTACTTCCAGAGTACAAAGATGACGAAGACCAAGAATTTGCTGTGCGTCTTTTACGTCAGGCTATAGAGAATGAAGAGTATTACCGAAGTTTAATCGGTACCCACACTAAAAACTGGGAGTTGGACCGTATCGCTTTGATGGATGTTGTTTTAATGCAATGTGCTCTTGCTGAGGTATTGAGTTTCCCAAATATTCCATTGAGTGTTACTTTTAATGAATATTTAGACTTAGCCAAACTATATAGCACTCATAAGAGTGGAGGTTTTATTAATGGTACTTTAGATTCAATTATAAATCAATTGAAAAAAGAAGGTAAGTTAATGAAGAATTAA